The Thunnus maccoyii chromosome 24, fThuMac1.1, whole genome shotgun sequence DNA window GAGAAGAAGCAAAGtgtaaaatagaataaaacagatatGTTTATGTCTTTTAAGGCTTCAAACAAATCAGAACATgcctgaaaatgtgtgaaaaagagACACGAGTTGAGTCTGTTTCCACCTTTTGAAGTGTTTTAATGTCAGGAAGTGTTTCTGTCCTCTCAGTCATCTGTCAGATTGAAGTCAAGGTTTATATCGGAGACGTTGCCCTGCTGCCCTGCATCTACAACAATGCTGTGCCTGAGAAGGTCACCATCTCCTGGAGggacaaagacaacaacaacgTCCTGGACATCAAACAAAACATCCCGGACTGGAAATCACAGAGTGAGAAGTTTAAGGGTCGAGTGAGTTTCTCTGATCAGTACAATATGGGAAACTTCTCCATCAGCCTGAAGGAGGTCCAGCAGGGAGACGCCGGCGTGTACGAATGTAACATCCGAGTCCTTGAAGGATCCCAGCAGAAGGTCAAACTCATCGTCACAGGTTGGTTCAAACTCTGAGTTCAAACTGAGAGCAGAACATTTATCAGGCGAGCTTTACACTGAACATAAAAGaaatcaagacagaatataaaagcaacgcaaaacaatgtaaaaagacttttagcaggtctagaccgtactctttaattacagaaacccaacaattcccccatgagcagcacttggcgacagcagtaaggaaaaacccccctttaacgggtagaaacctcaagcagaaccagactCTTGGTGggcatctgctttgaccggttgggttgagagagggGGGGCGGGGCAGTATTTCCTCAACAATCTTTGACAGGCAGTAAGGCAGTGATAAATATCTGACAACTGGCATTTATGATAGTGCAGCGACCAGCACAGCGCTGGTAAACTGACGGGGTCGTAGTCGTCTCAGAACCACgtctcttcctgtttttctgtttctctgtttctgccacttggtgattttatcaacaagagcaaactgaatatttgctgtaaatgtaatttatgtaatgtaaataacatttaatggtCTGATCtggtgattcttacagtatctgctgtccacagctgtATGAAAGCTTCTTCTTCAGGTCATTAAATCTCTGCAGCATCTTAAGGCAGCAGCACAGATACGTTGATAAATCTGCTGCGTCAGAGCACAGTGACGTTACGCACGGCAGTGTTTACCTTAATCATCTGAAAACCTCGGGCCAGATACATAAATGATGCATACCAACAAAAGCCATGAATACGCCATTTCCTGCTCATAAACTGGTGTTTCTAAAAACTCACACGTCCTTCAGACCAGCGGACGCATGTTCTTCTAAAGCGATCTGAGGCGGATGTTTATGTTGATGACCAGCTGCACTGAtttacaaacacatttgttaAAAGCCAAAGtaatttttatcattcttttaatttacacaggAGTCAacgttttattttacttttaatattatttttatttcatccttAGTTGTGTCACATCTTGTAAAGTTTAGATATGAACGCTGTTAAATGTGATGACTTTTCTTTGATATCACTGCTGAGTTAACCGTATAGACGCTATAAAGGTGGCACTTCTTTATTTCCAGTGAGTTTCATTgacagactggtggagcagatATCATGTTGATATGAAGCTGGTTCaggtgtgtcttcatccatttatggctcaTTGTGGGAGTAGAAATGAAGCTCGTGCACATGCGTCCAGTTATAAAACAGAACTTTATAAATCTGACGAGAAGAATCCGTCTGCATGTTTCTGACTTTGTGCGTACaaacagttttagtcatgaatttacagttttatgcatctggtcTCAGGATTCTGCAGAATAACCACCCACACCTctacacacctctacacacctctacacacctctacacacctctacacacacctctacacacctctacacacatcagaccaGTCGTTATAACTGGATATTCTTATGAAGGAGACGTCGGTTCAGCAGCTCATCagcttcttttcatgttttattcttgagaCACATCGCAGTGTAAACGCTGTTGTGtatcattaattattaaacACTGTGACCATTTACGAGGTGAGACAGGATACATTTGGCCAGATCTTGACTCTTGGGACATCCAAAGCTGGATatccgcccccccccccccttcagaACTCATTCCAGCTCCGCTGTGTCCAGATTGGATCTACATGGCTAAACtagaaattgcgtgtgattgctgaaagtgaatttagattgcataactggaagctgaacactattgaaaaatctagcaAGATTAAAATCTGCAATGGGTGGAATTGAACCTGCAtcctcatgtttgtaagacagacatgCTATTCATTGAGATGACATGTCACACAGCAATGCCAGGCCAGATTGTAGTATTTAGTCTGTCAGatgcatgaaattgacaaaaagcAGTTCAGTTCAGGTCAGCTCGGCTAATAAAGCAAATTAACATCAGCTGTGCACTCAGAAACTTTGGCTCTAAAAGGAGTTGAGAAGTAACATGATTGCTGGATTACTAAGACTGGATCTGTAGAACtggaaaagatgtatttaacaagAATAGCAATCCACATTCTAGGTAATAATGTGAAgggaaggatgtgtgatgatgataTCGTTTGAAGGAAGAGCTGacgaagttcttattttgtagacgtttattagacgatggccatcgggtccattccatgtataaagatggtctgggcaccgTACCACTGTCGGTGCATAGCTTATatggggttacacatctgtatcttatcacatgaataacataggtTTTCCATGGGCACTACTTCAGTTGGGAGCCATCCAATCATGTAATTGACAGCtacctcacaacatattatgtgtcacaacatacCACATCTGGACCAGTTCCAAACTTGACCATGGATCCATTGTTTGTATCTCTAAGGTCCCCCCGAAGGGCCATACCATGTTACCTAAGCGGACATGCAGACTCtgaaatgtttatgtcacatgtccaacacccaaaatcagtaaaatacatagggtcagataaaaatcatactaacataatgttaatgtaaactAGAGTGGAATTGAATTATGGTACATGATAGAGATGTAAAGCAATTTTGTACATGACAGCAATATTATGAGCAGGTATcgaacacacaaccttgtcaaCTAAGGTGAAGCTGATCAAAGAACAGTGTTCTAAACCATTGAGCCAACAGACATTCCCAGTAATGagaggaaaatgtatttgtctcaaactagagcttgaagcccagagatttgtacatcattagtgaaagcaagactagtttaacatgaatgaatgatgtgtaaaaagtgttttgaaggaagagagaatctgtaagtttaagaaactgcagtgagagaagacacacatcctgcagactgtattgcaggcaatgagaacatgacagggactctctatcaattaaggttcagatctcaaaaactataagtcctatgtgaaatgtatttacatgttgagagaggaggcttgtggcaacataatGAGGTgagatatgtgcttgaggagttaaaattgtgggagGGACAGCTGTTTAGAAAACCATTTCTGGTCACCTTTATAGTCTTCTGGTCTGTATGTCTTGCAGATGTGGTAATCCAGCccagaagtaacaaatgtgtggattAGTTTTTCTGCACCAGAAAGGGTGTTCTcaatttttgcaatattacgtaagtgGAAAAAGGCAATTTCagtttcagctgcagcacaacATGATACTGAACAGCTGatctgagctgctgctgaaagtttattttattgttcagCAGGATCCCGTTTACCTCTGATGTGGTTTCTTGTCTTCCTGGAGTCTGTTCACAAGATCAGACattccctgttgagctgcagtggaagtatatcaatcaatcaatcaatcaatcaatcaatcaatcaatcaatcaatcaatcaagctTTGTTTGTAGAGCACCTTTATACAGGTTAGttcaattcaaagtgcttcacagatgactgactgataataataataaaatagagtgaaaaaaatcaaatcaatgtaatattaataaaaaataaaagataaaattcaattttacaacatgaatacaataaaataggtgaataaaataagtaaataatgtCTGTAAATCATTTAAAGTCATGTGACAgcgacgacgatgatgatgatgatgatggtggttaAGTGTTGAaatgctgccacctgctggtcaCTTTGGTTCTCAACTGGTTTTTACTCCCTTGCAGGGAACAAAAAGTCATGtgaaattatataaattattatatttatgttaaagAAATGCAACGGTTAGAAATTTGACGTTCAAACTTTTATTAGGTCTCGTTATTGATCACgaacagcagccaatcagaaaacagtaaTTTGGCGTTCTTCTTAACTGATCACTGATGTGAtctgattttattatttatgatgttTGTTATGATGGAaattttgatgttatttgactaaaaactgtatttttacataattttggACTGTTACCATGACAATAATAACGACACACAGTTGTTAAAACAGCCTGATAGTGAACAGATTTGAACAGTGATTTCCTCGTCCATCTTTATCTTATCAATACTGTAATTGGTCTAGTTCTTAATCAATTTTCTCATCAGTTCTTTTTCTTTACTAAAGAATTGTTTTTTAAGAATTAATTCAGTACAGAATTAGAAGAGATTTATAtctttaaatatgataaaatactgaacattaatgTTTCCATCAACAAAGTCACTGTATAAAtccaataatatctcactggaaagaAATCAAACATgccagtaaaataaataatattcctgacattagaatgtcacttgtcaaattTTAATTTATGTTACAAACTAAGCGAACACAGTCACCGACAAATACAGCagagaagaggacagagaagctggtgctaaccctaaccctacacAGGAGGCCTTCAGGTACAGTGTCCGATGCACAAATTTGACTGTAGTTACACAcgtaaaacagatgaaaattgACTTGATAGCGCTGTGAAAAAGCAGGAAAACCCTGAAGTCTGATGATAAAACCGTGAAATTGTGCGTTCAGATGTAGctgacattaaaaacagacacaaacaaagaaCACCTTTACGCCCCCATTTCAAAAATATGGCTTCTAGTGCCCCCTGATGTTCTCTGAATGCCCCCTGGGTGGCGGTGTTACACcatatttggtgacccatcagattctgtgacctgcactGTTGGTTAGATGTTCTCAGATCCTTTACgcactgtaaaaatacttcattacaagtaaaaaaatcTACCTtaagtactaaagtaaaagtactaattttgCAGAAAAGCGGGCTGTAATACTTGTTAccttaagtaggattttaaatgaagtatttttacataagAAGACATAAATGACAATCAATCTCAGGAGATGATTGAAATGTTTCAGGTGAGTTTTCATctcagggctgcagctaattaTTATTTCATGATTGATTAAACTGCCAATCCATGAAATAATAgtttagtcaataaaatgttattgactaagcaaatcatcacatttgaggagctggaatcagaaaatatttggtgtttttgctcgaaaaatgactgaaacaaagTTAGTTTTCTTTCAGATATATTCTGTCGGTGTTTCTCTGCCTCATGTTTTCATCTAACAAACCTCACAAAAACTTACAACTTTACTTTTCCTTGTCAAGCTCCAGATTCTGTGTATAAAGAGTTTAAACTGACGTGTTGAATCGTTCTTGTTGCAGGTGAACGTCTTAAAAAAACAACGACTGCTCCAGCACAAACAGGTGGCGCCGCTGCAGTAACACCAGCCTCCctccggctgctgctgctctctgctggtctGTCTGTGTTACTGTGCAGTTTGACTGTAAACTGCAACAGTATCCTGCTTTAATCACTGCTTCACCTGCAAGTTCAGCCTAAACAATGACAGCTAAGAAACCTGTCACTACATTCCTACAAAATAATGAAGAGTTCTGTTCTAAAACTGTTAAAGGACCAAAAAAAAGcaactttatttcagtaataaatcagtttttaagTCCCAGAAATCCTTTAAAAAGCACCAACATTTGGCTTAACATGTCACTCAAAGTGTGAATGCGGAGCCACTTTAAATTAGTTTTGCGACACATCATAAAAGCTCAGACATCgctaatatattaatataagaAGTGTTGGTAAGTTAGTTATCAAGATACAGATATTTTGGTTGTATTTATTATTCAGTAAGACCCAGAATAAGGCCTGTAAACCTGCTCAACACACAGGTAGGGGGCGCTACAGCATGACACAGTAAGAGGAAGCTGAGTTTGACGTCTTCTTCCTACacgcaatgttttttttccgaGAATGGTGAAGTCATGACCCACCcaactctgcctctgattggctgaccctgatattcttaccccGACCagtctcactcctcatgcctcaACCTGACCAACCTGACCAACCTGACCAACCCGACCAACCCGACCAACGGAGGCAAAGAccactagccaatcagaggcagagtagggcggggTGGGACTTCACCATCCTTGGGAAAAAGATTTGGTGTTCTTCACAGAGATGTCGCACATCGtgtcttctgttttgttttgttttgactttcTTCTGTGCTGCGTTTTCAGACGACTCACAACTGGAAACGTTTCCGACTTCCTTGCAAAGGTTTAACGGAACAGAGACGCCGACACTGCAAGAGAAGATTCCAGTGGCGTTAAACTCTCAAAATGAAGAATCAGTCGGCCATTGAGTGTAGTACTctgattaaaatatattatatatatatatattataataacatatatagacagacaggtgacaaaggaaaaactggtctgagtgctggacccctacagtgagggggtctgggggctctgttatgctagCATGGTATGGGGAAcggtcactgctaatcaatacaaagtagttgtgagtgatcagctttatcctatgatgaaacatgtctatcctgatgggagtggtctcttccaggtGTTCCTCGGCCTTGTTATTGATCCTACAGTCTCTGAACATCATTGTTCATAAAGATCTTCCTCATGTGGTgctgtgatgatgatgctgggttgagatctggtgactgtgaaggtcataacatatgattcacatcattcaCTGTCATCTttgaagagaccactcccatcagggtagacatgtttcatcacaggataaagctgatcactcacaactactttgtattgattagcagtgacccttccccaaaccatgccagcataacagagcccccagtCCAGCACTCAAGTTTGCTGCCGTCGTTGTGGAAACACGATTAGTTTTAATGAGCCAGTGTGGCCTCCACCTGAACGTAAGAGCACGCCGAGTTGGTTCACTGAGGTCGAGTGTTTGTATCAGCTGGTCCATCAGCGTCACTGTTCTTGTCTGGACGAAGTTTGTGTCACATCACGAGTGAAACTTCAACTGAAGAAGCAGAAACACGTcgaaactgaagaaaacatgacccaaaacaaatcaaacctcCCTTTGAGTGTTTctgtaatgtttaaaactgatcCGCCCAACAAACAGCGCCAAATATCTCCATGTCTTGTTGTGTAGACTAGATTTTACTACATTTCCTTTAGCTGCTTCACAGCTCGCTCACAGGAGGAAAGCTGTTAAAGAGCAACAGATACAAACCCTGGAGCCAAAAACCAAAACTACCACTAAAACCAGGGTTCCCAAACACTCAGCTGGGAGCCCAAACATTAAAACTTAGGTCAGATTTCAAACAAACACGCGCTGAGGTGTAAAATGTTCAGATCTGATAACTGCTGGTTAAAAATATGAAGGATACTAATAATGTGCTGCGTCACAGTTTCAGATTAATGCTGAACTGATCCTGTTCAGATTTaatgtgtgaaaaacaacagtcagatataataataacaataatacgACGTATTGATGCATTTTGGAGCAGAACTCTTTATTTGAAACATTTCTGAAggatttttcataattttttgatgtgatgatttgaattatttatacatttattagaAACATGAAGGCAATGATTATCTGTAGCAGCGAGGTTCAAAATGAAGCACTAAATACATTCTATTTATCTGTTTACTGTCAGGAAAATGTGCCCGatatagatttatttatttctgttatttacctttttatctgttaaaacagttaaaactgttttaacttACTTCCAAGATGGACATAACGTGacaaaatcttaaaaacaaaaacatccaaatCAAAACGGCTTCTTACAAATCAATAAATGTCATTaataactgaaaacaacaagtttttcAGTTCAAATCCCAAAAATAATCTACATTTATGTTGTAAATTGTTCCTTTAATCAACTGATCTGTAGATTAACGGCAGAATATTGTATAACATTTCATCATAAACATAATATTTGAGCCCAGTTTAAGTTAAATGTAATCATCTTAACACAAAGTGTGTTTATTACTTTTATGGGATAAATTACAGTTCAGTTATTAAACtgtatatatcatcatatttagttatttttcacattttgttctTGACTGAAACGTCACTTTCCATTTCCATCACCTGTATGCAGGTCATTCCTCATCATCggtattattttaatattaaacacATGTTGATTTGtcattaatcaatgatgaatgATTCTGACTTGTAGTCCTGAACACTGAAGGCAGATACTAGAAGCACCTTAATATCagatttacatgttatttacagtTAGTTCACGTGTTTTTACATCTTGCGAtcttaagtaaaagtgcatCTGTTTGCTTTGATGCTTTgtcttttctatatttttatattcatataaagCAAAGATCAACACaagctgttgtgtgtgtgacacgTCTTACTTATATTTACTTTGTGTATCAAGTCATAAGTACTGCTTTTTCTATATTGTAGTTCTGTGTATTACGTGCTCTGTGTGGAGGTTTTTACCTGACCTGAGGGCAAagtgtattgtttgtttgtaaatctggaatatacaaacaaaaatgacgTCACCTACCttgatttttttattccatAAATGAATCCTTTTATCCATCTCAGGAATTACTGCTGGAAGGACAAAGGGAAAACACCTGCACCTTAAACAATGATCCACATTCAAATGATTCAATTTCCATGTGTTGATTTTTTCATGTGAAGTCATTTCTGAAGGAAATTCTGTTGACTgaagtttgttttattctgaaataaaatctgaaagtgaagttgagtgtttgtgtttgtgactggAGAGTTTTCAGCAGTAACGACTTTCTGACACTAGATGGAGCCACTTCATCACCATTaaactgttactgttattaccagtactgcatatactactactattattaccactagtactgcatatactactactactattattaccaccaatactgcatatactactactattattaccaccagtactgcatatactactactattattaccaccagtactgcatatactactactattattaccaccagtactgcatatactactactactattattaccaccagtactgcatatactactactattattaccaccagtactgcatatactactactattattaccaccagtactgcatatactactactattattaccaccagtactgcatatactactactattactaccaccagtactgcatatactactactattattaccaccagtactgcatatactactactactattattaccaccagtactgcatatactactactattattac harbors:
- the LOC121891732 gene encoding junctional adhesion molecule-like isoform X3 produces the protein MSIILVCSLNTVICQIEVKVYIGDVALLPCIYNNAVPEKVTISWRDKDNNNVLDIKQNIPDWKSQSEKFKGRVSFSDQYNMGNFSISLKEVQQGDAGVYECNIRVLEGSQQKVKLIVTGERLKKTTTAPAQTGGAAAVTPASLRLLLLSAGLSVLLCSLTVNCNSILL
- the LOC121891732 gene encoding junctional adhesion molecule-like isoform X1 produces the protein MAALSSLGVRMSIILVCSLNTVICQIEVKVYIGDVALLPCIYNNAVPEKVTISWRDKDNNNVLDIKQNIPDWKSQSEKFKGRVSFSDQYNMGNFSISLKEVQQGDAGVYECNIRVLEGSQQKVKLIVTGERLKKTTTAPAQTGGAAAVTPASLRLLLLSAGLSVLLCSLTVNCNSILL
- the LOC121891732 gene encoding junctional adhesion molecule-like isoform X2, with protein sequence MAALSSLGVRMSIILVCSLNTVICQIEVKVYIGDVALLPCIYNNAVPEKVTISWRDKDNNNVLDIKQNIPDWKSQSEKFKGRVSFSDQYNMGNFSISLKEVQQGDAGVYECNIRVLEGSQQKVKLIVTGERLKKTTTAPAQTGGAAAVTPASLRLLLLSAGITAGRTKGKHLHLKQ